The Caulobacter sp. FWC26 genome contains a region encoding:
- a CDS encoding TMEM165/GDT1 family protein, with the protein MESLLVSTLVVAIAEIGDKTQLLAIILATRFKKPIPIIMGILVATLANHALAATAGYWVSDFLSGVWFRWAIAISFIAMAAWALIPDKADDEDAPSAGRYGVFLTTTIAFFLVEMGDKTQIATVALGAKFHSIGWVAAGTTLGMMLANVPAVYLGEAATKVVPLKYVRIGAAVIFLLLGLWQAAELLGVLK; encoded by the coding sequence ATGGAAAGCCTGCTCGTCTCGACCCTCGTCGTGGCCATCGCCGAGATCGGCGACAAGACCCAGCTTCTGGCCATCATCCTAGCCACACGGTTCAAAAAGCCGATCCCGATCATCATGGGCATCCTGGTGGCGACCCTCGCCAACCACGCCCTGGCCGCTACGGCGGGCTACTGGGTGTCGGACTTCCTGAGCGGAGTTTGGTTCAGGTGGGCGATCGCCATCTCGTTCATCGCCATGGCCGCCTGGGCGCTAATCCCCGACAAGGCCGATGACGAGGATGCGCCTAGCGCGGGTCGCTACGGCGTGTTCCTGACCACCACGATCGCCTTCTTCCTGGTCGAAATGGGCGACAAGACTCAGATCGCCACCGTCGCCCTGGGGGCCAAGTTCCATTCGATCGGCTGGGTAGCCGCCGGCACCACCCTGGGCATGATGCTGGCTAACGTCCCAGCCGTATATCTCGGCGAGGCGGCGACCAAGGTGGTGCCGCTGAAGTATGTCCGCATCGGTGCGGCGGTGATCTTCCTGCTGCTGGGCCTGTGGCAGGCGGCGGAGTTGCTGGGGGTCTTGAAGTAG
- a CDS encoding nitronate monooxygenase family protein: MALPPILRDRLRLPVIASPLFIISNPDLVIAQCKAGIVGSFPSLNARPLSQLDEWLARITEELAAWDKANPDMPSAPFAVNQIVHKTNNRLEDDIAMCVKYKVPLVITSLGAREDVNQAIHSYGGITLHDVITDRFARKAIEKGADGLIPVAAGAGGHAGTLSPFALIQEIRQWFDGPVALSGSIASGRSILAAQAMGADLAYVGSAFIATKEANAVEGYKQMIVDSKADDILYSNLFTGVHGNYLRPSVINAGLDPDNLPESDPSKMNFGSGGNQEAKAWRDIWGCGQGIGAIDNVLTAGELVAKFAAEYEQAKAELAAKTAFTAGKHLAFAAE, translated from the coding sequence ATGGCCCTGCCGCCGATCCTGCGCGACCGCCTGCGCCTTCCGGTCATCGCCTCGCCGCTGTTCATCATCAGCAACCCGGACCTGGTGATCGCCCAGTGCAAGGCGGGCATCGTCGGGTCGTTCCCGTCGCTGAACGCGCGCCCACTGTCTCAGCTCGACGAATGGCTGGCCCGGATCACCGAGGAACTGGCGGCCTGGGACAAGGCCAACCCCGACATGCCGTCGGCGCCGTTCGCGGTGAACCAGATCGTCCACAAGACGAACAACCGCCTCGAAGACGACATCGCCATGTGCGTGAAGTACAAGGTCCCGCTCGTCATCACTTCGCTGGGCGCCCGCGAGGACGTGAACCAGGCGATTCACTCGTATGGCGGCATCACCCTGCATGACGTCATCACCGACCGCTTCGCCCGCAAGGCGATCGAGAAGGGGGCCGATGGCCTGATCCCCGTCGCCGCCGGCGCCGGCGGCCACGCCGGCACGCTGTCGCCGTTCGCGCTGATCCAGGAGATCCGCCAGTGGTTCGACGGCCCGGTGGCGCTGTCCGGCTCGATCGCCTCGGGCCGCTCGATCCTGGCGGCCCAGGCCATGGGCGCGGACCTGGCCTATGTCGGCTCGGCCTTCATCGCCACGAAGGAGGCCAATGCGGTCGAGGGCTACAAGCAGATGATTGTCGACAGCAAAGCTGACGACATTCTGTATTCGAACCTCTTCACCGGCGTTCATGGCAACTACCTGCGGCCTTCGGTCATCAATGCGGGCCTGGATCCCGACAATCTGCCGGAAAGCGATCCGTCGAAGATGAACTTCGGCTCGGGCGGCAACCAGGAAGCCAAGGCCTGGCGCGACATCTGGGGCTGCGGCCAGGGCATCGGCGCCATCGACAACGTCCTGACCGCCGGCGAACTCGTCGCCAAGTTCGCGGCGGAGTATGAGCAAGCCAAGGCCGAGTTGGCTGCGAAAACCGCCTTTACTGCCGGAAAACACTTGGCTTTCGCCGCCGAGTAG
- a CDS encoding methylmalonyl-CoA mutase subunit beta: MTPLAEDFGAQGDAATRARWMALVEKTLKGQSFGDALTVKTPDGLTVQPLYTAEDGVAVARDLRVRDTDRPWDLRMRSAHPDPARAAKDVLTDLEGGAASVLLQIDPTGANGVAVGSAEDLGKALSGVLLDLAPVALDAGFLGPKAADWLATLAKAAPNAPLAFHLDPLTAFAQAGVSPGPIESHVFNAATVASRLSTTYAKASLFLATGRAAHEAGGSNVEELALMTASALAYAKALVRSGLTPHEAFSRIVLGVSLDGEYFTGVAKVRAAKAIWARLTESCGATVAPTIEARSSRRMLAKADAWTNLLRLTSAGFAGAVGGADAIVLDAFTDAIGLPTAFARRQARNTQLVLMEESHLGRVADPAGGAWYLDSLTDQLARAAWASFQAIEAAGGVIKALESGLVSDAVAKTRTAQEAAYADKSRKILGVTVFPNADDKPPEVETPDPSAFAVQGPDVRLPGPDSHCPALTPVRFAAAFEGA; the protein is encoded by the coding sequence ATGACGCCCCTGGCCGAGGACTTCGGCGCCCAAGGCGACGCGGCGACCCGCGCGCGCTGGATGGCCCTGGTCGAGAAGACCCTGAAGGGTCAAAGCTTCGGAGACGCGCTCACCGTCAAGACGCCGGATGGCCTGACGGTCCAGCCGCTCTACACCGCCGAAGACGGCGTCGCCGTGGCGCGTGATCTTCGCGTTCGCGATACCGACCGCCCTTGGGACCTGCGGATGCGCTCGGCGCATCCCGATCCTGCGCGGGCGGCCAAGGACGTGCTGACCGACCTGGAAGGCGGTGCGGCCTCGGTTCTGCTGCAGATCGATCCGACCGGCGCGAACGGCGTTGCGGTCGGCTCGGCCGAAGACCTCGGCAAGGCCCTGTCGGGCGTTTTGCTGGACCTCGCGCCTGTCGCGCTGGACGCGGGCTTCCTGGGTCCCAAGGCCGCCGACTGGCTGGCGACCCTGGCCAAGGCTGCGCCGAACGCCCCCCTCGCCTTCCACCTTGATCCGCTGACCGCCTTCGCACAGGCCGGCGTCAGCCCCGGCCCGATCGAGAGCCATGTCTTCAACGCCGCGACGGTGGCCAGCCGCCTGTCGACGACCTACGCCAAGGCCAGCCTGTTCCTGGCCACCGGCCGCGCCGCGCACGAGGCGGGCGGTTCCAATGTCGAGGAACTGGCCCTGATGACGGCCAGCGCTCTCGCCTACGCCAAAGCGCTGGTGCGTTCGGGCCTGACGCCCCACGAGGCGTTCAGCCGCATCGTCCTAGGCGTCAGCCTGGACGGCGAATACTTCACCGGCGTCGCCAAGGTGCGCGCGGCCAAGGCCATCTGGGCGCGGCTCACCGAGTCGTGCGGCGCCACCGTCGCACCCACGATTGAGGCCCGCTCCTCGCGGCGCATGCTGGCCAAGGCCGACGCCTGGACGAACCTGCTGCGTCTAACCTCGGCCGGCTTCGCCGGCGCGGTCGGCGGCGCGGACGCCATCGTGCTGGACGCCTTCACCGACGCGATCGGCCTGCCCACCGCCTTCGCCCGCCGCCAGGCCCGCAACACCCAGCTCGTCCTGATGGAGGAGAGCCATCTGGGCCGCGTCGCCGATCCGGCCGGCGGCGCCTGGTACCTCGACAGCCTGACCGACCAGCTGGCCCGCGCGGCCTGGGCGTCGTTCCAGGCCATCGAAGCCGCCGGCGGGGTCATCAAGGCGCTAGAGAGCGGCCTCGTCTCTGACGCTGTCGCCAAGACGCGCACGGCCCAGGAGGCCGCCTACGCCGACAAGAGCCGCAAGATCCTGGGCGTCACCGTCTTCCCCAACGCCGACGACAAGCCGCCGGAGGTCGAGACGCCCGACCCGTCCGCCTTCGCCGTCCAGGGCCCTGACGTCCGCCTGCCCGGCCCCGACAGCCATTGCCCGGCCCTGACGCCCGTCCGCTTCGCCGCCGCCTTCGAGGGAGCCTGA
- a CDS encoding hydantoinase B/oxoprolinase family protein gives MTATDQTARGWEFWIDRGGTFTDIVARRPDGSLVTHKLLSENPEHYADAAVAGVRALLPDGARIDAVKMGTTVATNALLERKGEPTVLAITKGHADALRIGYQARPKLFERHIVKPEALYDRVVQIDERVSVEGQVLRPLDEDAARRDLQAAYDAGFRAVAIVLLHGFRFTNHEARVAVIAREIGFSQVSVSHEVSPLMKLVGRGDTTVVDAYLSPILRRYVDQVAGALGHDTRLLFMQSNGGLTDARAFRGKDAILSGPAGGVVGMARTAAEAGFDRVIGFDMGGTSTDVCHYAGEYERAFETVVAGVRMRAPMMNIHTVAAGGGSICSFDGARLRVGPASAGAVPGPAAYRRGGPLTVTDCNVMLGKLRPEFFPKVFGPSADQPLDVEAVTRGFEALAAQIATATSRVMTPQEVAEGFVTIAVENMAKAVRQISIQRGYDVTRYVLACFGGAGGQHACLVADALGMTKVMIHPFAGVLSAYGMGLADLRLIREETVERPLDEADDLAERAGRLAAEAEAALRAQDVPLASLETVASLRVKYAGTDTPLVTLLDDRVRETFEELHQRRFGFTSPTTPLVVETLSVEAIGHPNSGARPSFGGEARCAEPVALATVEVRMAGEVRLTPVFDREALAVGAEVPGPAIIREATGTTVVEPGWRATVDAHLNLVLERVVALPSRKAIGTDADPVMLEVFNNLFMAVAEEMGFALQNTAYSVNIKERLDFSCALFDRDGNLIANAPHMPVHLGSMGDSVRAIREARRDDGRGMLPGDVYMLNAPYNGGTHLPDVTVVMPVFGAEGALRFYVAARGHQGDIGGITPGSMPPSSRTVEEEGVLIENFLLVEGGRFREAETRALLASGRWPARNPDQNIGDLKAQIAACARGAEALTGMVDEFGMDVVEAYMAHVQDNAEEAVRRVLATMKSGAFAYELDDGSVVKVAITVDQAARTARVDFTGTSDQVPTNFNAPASICRAAALYVFRTLVDDEIPMNDGCLRPVELVIPEGSMLRPRYPAAVVAGNVETSQVVVDALYGALGVMAAAQGTMNNFTFGDDRRQYYETICGGSGAGPDFVGTDAVQTHMTNSRLTDPEVLEARYPVLVQAFSIRRGSGGAGANRGGDGVVRKIGFREPMTATLLSNRRRVAPFGLQGGAAGALGSARVERADGQVQALGATDLVAVTPGDVIVIETPGGGGWGKA, from the coding sequence ATGACCGCCACCGACCAAACCGCGCGCGGCTGGGAGTTCTGGATCGACCGAGGCGGCACCTTCACCGACATCGTCGCGCGTCGGCCCGATGGTTCGCTGGTGACCCACAAACTGCTGTCGGAAAATCCCGAGCACTATGCCGACGCCGCCGTGGCGGGTGTCCGAGCGCTACTGCCTGACGGCGCGCGCATCGACGCGGTGAAGATGGGAACGACCGTCGCCACCAACGCCCTCCTGGAGCGCAAAGGCGAGCCGACGGTCCTGGCCATCACCAAGGGGCATGCGGACGCCCTGCGGATCGGTTACCAGGCGCGGCCTAAACTGTTTGAACGCCATATCGTCAAGCCTGAGGCGCTCTACGACCGCGTCGTCCAGATCGACGAGCGGGTGAGCGTCGAAGGCCAGGTGCTCCGTCCGTTGGACGAAGACGCTGCGCGGCGCGACCTGCAAGCCGCCTACGACGCCGGGTTCCGCGCCGTGGCGATCGTGCTGCTGCACGGCTTCCGCTTCACCAATCACGAGGCGCGGGTCGCGGTGATCGCGCGCGAGATCGGCTTTTCCCAGGTTTCGGTCAGTCACGAGGTCAGCCCGCTGATGAAGCTGGTCGGGCGGGGCGACACCACGGTGGTCGACGCCTATCTGTCGCCGATCCTGCGGCGCTATGTCGACCAGGTCGCGGGCGCGCTGGGCCACGACACGCGGCTGCTGTTCATGCAGTCGAACGGTGGTCTGACCGATGCCCGGGCTTTCCGGGGCAAGGACGCCATCCTCTCCGGACCGGCGGGGGGCGTGGTCGGCATGGCGCGGACGGCGGCCGAGGCGGGGTTCGACCGGGTGATCGGTTTCGACATGGGCGGCACCTCGACCGATGTCTGCCACTATGCCGGCGAGTACGAGCGGGCTTTCGAGACCGTCGTGGCGGGCGTGCGGATGCGCGCGCCAATGATGAACATCCACACCGTGGCGGCGGGCGGCGGTTCGATCTGCAGCTTCGACGGCGCGCGGCTGCGGGTAGGGCCGGCCTCGGCCGGCGCGGTTCCGGGGCCGGCGGCCTATCGCCGGGGCGGGCCGCTGACCGTCACCGACTGCAACGTCATGCTGGGCAAGCTGCGGCCCGAGTTCTTCCCGAAGGTGTTTGGGCCGAGCGCCGACCAGCCGCTCGACGTCGAGGCTGTCACGCGCGGTTTCGAGGCGCTGGCGGCGCAAATTGCTACGGCGACCAGCCGCGTGATGACCCCGCAGGAGGTCGCCGAGGGCTTCGTCACCATCGCCGTCGAGAACATGGCCAAGGCCGTGCGACAGATCTCGATCCAGCGGGGCTATGACGTCACCCGCTATGTCCTGGCCTGTTTCGGTGGGGCGGGCGGGCAGCACGCATGCCTGGTGGCCGACGCCTTGGGCATGACCAAGGTCATGATCCACCCCTTCGCCGGGGTGCTTTCGGCCTACGGCATGGGGCTGGCGGACCTGCGGCTGATCCGCGAGGAGACGGTTGAGCGACCTCTGGACGAGGCCGATGATCTGGCCGAGCGCGCCGGACGCCTCGCCGCCGAGGCGGAAGCCGCGCTGCGCGCGCAGGATGTTCCGCTGGCGTCGCTGGAGACCGTGGCCAGCCTGCGGGTCAAGTACGCTGGCACGGACACGCCGCTGGTCACGCTGCTTGATGACCGCGTCCGCGAGACCTTCGAAGAGCTCCACCAGCGTCGCTTTGGCTTCACCTCGCCGACGACGCCACTGGTGGTCGAAACCCTGTCGGTAGAGGCGATCGGTCACCCGAACTCCGGGGCGCGTCCTAGCTTTGGCGGCGAGGCTCGCTGCGCCGAGCCGGTGGCCCTGGCGACGGTCGAGGTCCGGATGGCTGGCGAGGTCCGTCTGACGCCGGTGTTCGACCGTGAAGCGCTGGCGGTCGGCGCCGAGGTCCCAGGGCCCGCGATCATCCGCGAAGCTACGGGCACCACCGTGGTCGAACCCGGCTGGCGCGCGACCGTCGATGCTCATCTGAACCTGGTGCTTGAGCGGGTCGTCGCCCTGCCGAGCCGCAAGGCCATCGGCACGGATGCCGATCCGGTGATGCTGGAGGTGTTCAACAACCTCTTCATGGCCGTGGCCGAGGAGATGGGTTTCGCGCTGCAGAACACCGCCTATTCGGTGAACATCAAGGAGCGCCTCGACTTCTCGTGCGCGCTGTTCGATCGCGATGGAAACCTGATCGCCAACGCCCCGCACATGCCCGTGCACCTGGGCTCGATGGGCGACAGCGTGCGGGCGATCCGTGAGGCGCGGCGGGACGATGGTCGAGGCATGCTGCCCGGCGACGTCTATATGCTGAACGCGCCCTATAATGGGGGCACGCACCTGCCGGATGTGACCGTTGTCATGCCGGTGTTTGGCGCGGAGGGCGCGCTCCGCTTCTACGTCGCCGCACGCGGTCACCAGGGCGATATCGGCGGGATCACGCCGGGCTCCATGCCGCCCAGCAGCCGCACCGTCGAGGAAGAGGGGGTTCTGATCGAGAACTTCCTGCTGGTCGAAGGCGGCCGCTTCCGTGAGGCCGAGACGCGGGCGCTGTTGGCTTCGGGCCGCTGGCCGGCGCGCAATCCGGATCAGAACATCGGCGACCTAAAGGCCCAGATCGCGGCCTGCGCGCGGGGCGCCGAGGCCCTGACCGGGATGGTCGACGAATTCGGCATGGACGTGGTTGAAGCCTACATGGCGCATGTCCAAGACAACGCCGAAGAGGCCGTCCGCCGCGTGCTGGCGACGATGAAGAGCGGCGCCTTCGCCTATGAACTGGATGACGGCTCGGTGGTGAAGGTCGCGATCACGGTCGACCAAGCCGCCCGCACCGCGCGCGTCGACTTTACGGGCACCAGCGATCAGGTCCCGACCAACTTCAACGCCCCGGCCTCGATCTGCCGGGCGGCGGCGCTCTATGTCTTCCGCACGCTGGTCGACGACGAAATCCCGATGAACGACGGCTGCCTGCGGCCGGTCGAGCTGGTGATCCCCGAGGGCTCGATGCTGCGCCCGCGCTATCCGGCGGCGGTGGTGGCGGGCAATGTCGAGACCAGCCAGGTGGTGGTCGACGCCCTCTATGGCGCCCTGGGCGTCATGGCGGCGGCGCAAGGCACGATGAATAATTTCACGTTCGGCGATGATCGCCGACAGTACTACGAGACCATTTGCGGCGGCTCGGGCGCAGGGCCTGACTTCGTCGGGACCGATGCGGTTCAGACCCACATGACCAATAGCCGCCTGACCGATCCCGAGGTTTTGGAAGCGCGCTATCCCGTGCTGGTCCAGGCCTTTTCGATCCGGCGCGGCTCGGGTGGGGCGGGCGCGAACCGGGGCGGTGACGGCGTGGTTCGCAAGATCGGCTTCCGCGAACCCATGACCGCAACCCTGTTGTCGAACCGCCGCCGGGTGGCGCCGTTCGGGCTGCAGGGTGGGGCGGCCGGGGCTCTGGGATCTGCGCGGGTCGAGCGCGCCGATGGTCAGGTTCAAGCCCTGGGCGCAACCGACCTCGTAGCGGTGACGCCGGGCGATGTGATTGTCATCGAAACGCCGGGCGGCGGGGGTTGGGGGAAGGCGTGA
- a CDS encoding low molecular weight protein-tyrosine-phosphatase — MGEGVMARAAVLFVCMGNICRSPLAEGAFRAEAERLGLDVTADSAGTGGWHKGEAPDARAIAVARRNGVDISGLRARQIRPDDFRTFAHIYALDHDNLRGLLNVAPADATADVGLLMNLVDGHAGRAVIDPYYGTDAGFDVTWNDVVMAAQALARRLIDEGWTRASE, encoded by the coding sequence TTGGGGGAAGGCGTGATGGCGCGGGCGGCGGTTCTCTTTGTTTGCATGGGCAATATCTGTCGTTCTCCCCTGGCCGAGGGCGCGTTTCGCGCGGAGGCCGAGCGGCTGGGACTGGACGTCACCGCCGACAGCGCCGGCACCGGCGGTTGGCACAAGGGCGAGGCTCCAGACGCGCGCGCGATCGCCGTGGCGCGTCGCAATGGCGTCGACATCAGCGGCCTGCGCGCCCGTCAGATTCGACCCGACGACTTCAGGACCTTCGCCCACATCTACGCGCTGGATCACGACAACCTGCGCGGCCTTCTGAACGTCGCCCCGGCTGACGCAACCGCCGATGTGGGGTTGCTGATGAACCTGGTGGACGGCCACGCGGGGCGTGCGGTCATCGATCCCTACTACGGGACCGACGCCGGCTTCGACGTGACCTGGAACGATGTCGTCATGGCCGCCCAGGCCCTGGCGCGACGCCTGATCGACGAGGGCTGGACTCGGGCCAGCGAGTGA
- a CDS encoding DUF1190 domain-containing protein, translated as MTAPRKRSNSLKLSTMLAGAASLTLAGCDDPSPQASWDPNRGEKVEAFSYKSLAECQVANEVSDEQCEKSWAAAQKDDAEKAPRYEARATCEEAYGAGNCVPRTENGQSFFGPMLAGFVIGRMLDGGGGYYRGTGMYRRDDRDGGGYYSTWGGRLGRDYGTGKTVISKTSIDPPDVIRNAPPKVQTRTSVVSRGGFGGGRSYASSSGGFKGGFGG; from the coding sequence ATGACCGCTCCTCGCAAGCGCTCCAACTCGCTGAAGCTCAGCACCATGCTGGCCGGCGCGGCCTCGCTGACCCTGGCGGGCTGTGACGATCCCTCGCCACAAGCAAGCTGGGATCCCAACCGCGGCGAAAAGGTGGAGGCGTTCAGCTACAAGAGCCTCGCCGAATGCCAGGTGGCCAACGAGGTCTCCGACGAGCAGTGCGAAAAGTCCTGGGCGGCGGCCCAGAAGGACGACGCCGAAAAGGCGCCGCGCTACGAAGCCCGCGCGACCTGTGAAGAGGCCTACGGGGCTGGGAACTGCGTACCCCGCACCGAGAACGGGCAGAGCTTCTTTGGGCCCATGCTCGCCGGTTTCGTCATCGGCCGCATGCTGGACGGCGGCGGCGGGTACTATCGCGGCACCGGCATGTACCGCCGGGACGATCGCGATGGCGGCGGCTACTACTCCACCTGGGGCGGACGCCTCGGGCGCGACTATGGCACCGGCAAGACGGTCATCAGCAAGACCAGCATCGACCCGCCGGATGTGATCCGCAACGCGCCGCCCAAGGTGCAGACCCGCACCTCTGTCGTCTCGCGCGGCGGCTTCGGCGGCGGGCGCAGCTACGCCAGCAGCAGCGGCGGCTTCAAGGGCGGCTTCGGCGGCTAA
- a CDS encoding DUF350 domain-containing protein — MGRANQMFDFIGFKAGAVAFLLAFVVAGLFTIAFKYVYQWVTPYNERALIRQGNTAAAIALAGALIGYVLPLASALSHTVSLPEFAAWATLAGVIQIAAFTGVRLVALPDVKARIENGEVSIGVYLAGISIAVGLLNAACMTT; from the coding sequence TTGGGGAGAGCCAATCAGATGTTCGACTTCATCGGTTTCAAGGCAGGGGCGGTGGCCTTCCTGCTGGCCTTCGTGGTAGCCGGCCTGTTCACCATCGCCTTCAAGTACGTCTACCAGTGGGTGACGCCGTACAACGAGCGCGCCTTGATCCGGCAAGGCAACACCGCGGCCGCCATTGCTCTGGCCGGCGCCTTGATCGGCTATGTTTTGCCGCTGGCCTCGGCGCTGAGCCATACGGTCAGCCTGCCCGAGTTCGCAGCCTGGGCGACGCTCGCCGGTGTAATCCAGATCGCGGCCTTCACCGGCGTGCGTCTCGTCGCCCTGCCCGACGTCAAGGCGCGCATCGAGAACGGCGAGGTCTCGATCGGCGTCTATCTGGCGGGCATCTCCATCGCGGTCGGCCTGCTTAACGCCGCCTGCATGACCACCTGA
- a CDS encoding DUF2793 domain-containing protein encodes MFDDVTPRLGLPYVVAAQAQKHIPINESLARLDGLVQLAVESRLVAAQPASPVAGGVWILPVAASGSAWTGQPAGTLMRFEAGAWEPLAPAEGVLAWVKDENQIVAFDGAAWTPLSATFRSTVAAASPGLANTRLELLEEELTLSGASTPTTIAIPNRAIVLAVSTRTTVAITGAAAYDCGVAGEASKFGGSLGVAKNSSNVGVVGPTAYYADTPVVLTAVGGSFVGGKVRVAIHVLRFDAPASV; translated from the coding sequence ATGTTCGACGATGTCACGCCCCGCCTTGGCCTGCCCTACGTGGTCGCCGCCCAGGCGCAAAAGCATATCCCCATCAATGAAAGCCTCGCCAGGCTGGACGGCCTCGTTCAGTTGGCGGTCGAAAGCCGCCTGGTCGCGGCGCAGCCTGCCAGTCCTGTCGCCGGCGGCGTCTGGATCCTGCCCGTCGCCGCCTCTGGCTCGGCATGGACGGGGCAGCCGGCCGGAACCCTGATGCGCTTCGAGGCCGGCGCCTGGGAGCCGCTTGCTCCTGCCGAAGGTGTCCTCGCCTGGGTCAAGGACGAGAACCAGATCGTCGCGTTCGATGGCGCGGCCTGGACGCCGCTGTCGGCGACGTTCCGAAGCACGGTCGCCGCAGCCTCACCCGGTCTCGCCAATACGCGGCTGGAACTCCTGGAAGAGGAGTTGACGCTGTCAGGCGCCTCGACCCCGACCACCATCGCCATCCCGAACCGCGCCATCGTGTTGGCCGTTTCGACGCGAACCACGGTCGCGATCACCGGAGCGGCCGCCTATGACTGCGGCGTCGCGGGCGAGGCCAGCAAGTTCGGCGGCTCGCTGGGCGTGGCCAAGAATTCCAGCAATGTCGGGGTCGTCGGGCCGACGGCCTACTATGCCGACACGCCCGTGGTGCTGACGGCGGTCGGCGGAAGCTTCGTCGGCGGCAAGGTGCGCGTGGCCATCCACGTCCTGCGCTTCGACGCGCCGGCCTCTGTCTGA